Proteins encoded by one window of Puntigrus tetrazona isolate hp1 chromosome 17, ASM1883169v1, whole genome shotgun sequence:
- the npy4r gene encoding LOW QUALITY PROTEIN: neuropeptide Y receptor type 4 (The sequence of the model RefSeq protein was modified relative to this genomic sequence to represent the inferred CDS: deleted 1 base in 1 codon) has translation MSSTLFDMPWWQALLNSTLSINQSNSSLFLLDVPCWQSSAMTLTLVLCYCLVLILGLLGNILLICIIMHQRDPPNVTSILIANLSVSDILVSVFCLPFTVVYTLMDHWIFGALLCRLMPFVQCVSVTVSVLSLVLIALERHQLILHPSGWKPSVPQAYIGVLIVWLLACVTSLPFLAFHLLSSEPYSLLPAPLSQLQACLEVWPSQQHKLVYTTSLLLFQYCCPLFLMLLCYFRIFLRLRRRQRMLERQAVATERTNIRRVMHSKRINVMLVTLVAAFAVCWLPLNAFNVVADWHQEALPVCYHNLLFSLCHLLAMSSTCVNPIIYGFLNSNFRKDVASVVLHCHFQPLEDSYEHFPMSTINTDVSRTSFRLRNNSV, from the exons ATGTCGTCGACTCTCTTTGACATGCCATGGTGGCAGGCGCTCTTAAACTCCACCCTCAGCATCAATCAAAGCAACAGTAGTTTGTTCCTGCTTGATGTCCCCTGCTGGCAATCAAGCGCCATGACGCTTACACTAGTGCTATGCTACTGCCTGGTGCTTATTTTGGGCTTGCTTGGTAACATCCTCCtcatttgcattattatgcaCCAGCGGGACCCTCCTAACGTCACAAGCATCCTCATTGCCAACCTTTCGGTGTCTGATATCCTGGTGAGCGTGTTCTGCCTTCCTTTCACAGTGGTTTACACGCTCATGGACCACTGGATCTTCGGTGCGCTGCTATGTCGCCTAATGCCGTTCGTGCAATGTGTGTCAGTGACTGTTTCAGTCCTGTCTCTGGTTTTGATCGCACTTGAAAGGCACCAGCTCATCCTGCATCCATCTGGCTGGAAGCCTAGCGTCCCGCAGGCGTACATAGGCGTCTTGATTGTGTGGCTGCTGGCCTGCGTAACATCATTACCTTTCCTGGCGTTCCACTTGCTCAGCAGTGAGCCGTACAGTCTGCTTCCTGCGCCCCTCAGCCAGCTTCAGGCCTGTCTGGAAGTCTGGCCCTCTCAGCAACACAAACTAGTCTACACCACCAGCCTGTTGCTATTCCAGTACTGCTGCCCGCTGTTCCTCATGCTACTTTGCTATTTCCGCATCTTCTTGCGGCTGCGACGCAGACAGCGCATGCTGGAGCGCCAG GCAGTCGCAACCGAGAGGACGAACATCCGGCGGGTGATGCACAGCAAACGTATAAATGTCATGCTTGTTACTTTGGTGGCTGCATTTGCTGTGTGCTGGCTGCCATTAAATGCCTTTAATGTGGTGGCGGACTGGCATCAGGAGGCGCTGCCCGTGTGTTACCACAATCTGCTGTTTTCACTCTGTCATCTGCTGGCCATGAGCTCCACCTGCGTTAACCCCATCATCTATGGCTTCCTCAATAGCAACTTCCGCAAGGATGTGGCCTCCGTGGTGCTACACTGCCATTTTCAGCCACTCGAGGACAGCTATGAACACTTTCCGATGTCCACAATTAACACTGATGTGTCACGGACTTCTTTTAGACTCAGAAACAATTCTGTGTAA